The following are from one region of the Veillonella nakazawae genome:
- a CDS encoding 4-oxalocrotonate tautomerase, whose translation MPLIHVELVEGRTKEQKKQLGEAITKAAVDIVNVPADAVKIIFVDMKKDDYMEGGILRSER comes from the coding sequence ATGCCACTTATTCATGTAGAGCTCGTTGAAGGGCGCACAAAAGAACAAAAAAAACAATTAGGTGAAGCTATCACTAAAGCTGCGGTTGATATCGTTAATGTACCTGCTGACGCAGTAAAGATTATCTTCGTAGATATGAAAAAAGATGATTATATGGAAGGCGGCATTTTGCGGTCTGAACGCTAA